The Ignavibacteria bacterium genome contains the following window.
AGATTCCGTTCAAAGAGTCATAACTCATTAAATATTGATTTTTCTGCCATTGATTGAATGAACCTGCAACTGAAATGGAATTAATTTTTATCTCTGATAATTTTTTGATTTCAGATACTTTAGAATGAATAATTTGCGAAGGCGAAAAAGAAAATCTTATTCCATTTTCAACTGGATGTGGACTCAGGATAAGATTTTGTGAAAAACTTAAACGAATTAAAATTATGGATAAAAAGAATAAGTATCTAAGCTTCATTGTTCTTTATGTTTTTGTAAATATAACAATCGATTTGTTTGTAAGGCATGCATAAAAATAATTTCAAAATTTTGAATGGTAAATTAATCGAAGGAAACGTTTTAAATTACTCAGACCTAAAAAACTAAAATAAAAATATGTCGGGCTCTTTAATAGCCCGACATTAAATTAACTCAACTTATCTTTTCTCGTTTTTCAACCATCTTGATATTTAATTTTTCAAGTTCAGCAAGGACTGGTTCGTAAATATCTTTTGTGTTTGGAATTCTTACACCAATCTCATTTATCTGACCATTTGCAATCATTTTAACTGCAATTGCCATTGGAAGACTTACCGTTCTTGCCATTGATGTGTCGCCGTATGGAATTCCAAAATCAATTAGAGTTGATGTGATTTTATCCATTGAGCCGTCTTTATTTTCTACAATGAATGTGTGTTTAAGTAAAAGCATATCAACTTCGCCAGGTTTATATACAAGTTTTTCCTGCAAACGATTGCTTAACATATCGAGCAAATTATCTGCATTTGAAACAACTTCATCACTGAAAAGACCAAGCCACTCAAAGCGATAAATTACATCATCAATCTTTTCGATCTTAACTTTTTCTTTGATAGCTTCCTTCAAATTGCTTTCAGGACTTACTCCAAGAACTTTTGCTGTAATGTTTCTGTAAGTATTTCCATTGACAAAATCTCTCGTAGTTTCATCAATGAAACCGAGTTGATTTAGAACATAAAAAGTATCGCACCAGCCAAGATTACGATATGTTCCTCTTTTAACTGTCAGTGCATCTTTCAAACCATACAAATCTTTGTAAGGAACAGAATCACGGTTTGGATAAACTTCAAATTTCCCAAGACCTTCAATTTCTTCTACAACATAATTTCTAAATAAATCTTTTCCATCAATTTCAACTATTTTACCATTCTCCAAAAACCTTGCAGGATTTCGAGAAGCCAATACAACACCTCTCGGGCTCCAGCTGAACTTATATCCAAATGGATTGTCATTATGCTGCGGTGCTGGTAGTCCACCACAATAAGAATAAAAATGCAAAACTTTTCCACCTTCGTTTTCGACTTCGTTAATAATTTTCATTGCAGACATATGATCAATTCCAGGATCAACTCCAATTTCATTCAAGAACAATAAACCTTTCTCTCTAACTTTAGAATCAAGTTCTCTCATTGCTGGGCTGACATAAGAAGTTGTAACCATATGTTTACCGAATTCAACACAAAGCTCAGCAACTTTTATGTGATGAATCCAGGGAAGTAAACTAATTATTATATCGTTCTCTTTTATCAATTGAGCAAGCGCATCATGATCTTCAACGTTTACCTGTCTGGCTTTACCATTTGGGAATCCTTTTACTAATTCCTCCGCTTTGCTAACTGTGCGGGAAGCAACTGTCACCTCGAGTTCAGGTTGATTCAATAAATAATGAACTCCAGGACGACTGACTAATCCAGCGCCAAGAACTAAAATTTTTTTCATTGTCTTTCTCCCTTTAAATATTTTTCGATGTATTTGTATTCTTCAGTTAATTTACCTTTATGAAGGATAATTGCTTTTTTAATCGGATAAGGAAGATTTAATTCAGAAAAATCTTTATCAAAATGATTTTTTAAAATCTGCGGGATAAAGTTTTTTAAAACTTTCGAAAATTCCGATGAAGCTTCTCGCGAGAATTCACAGGGCAAATTGTCTACTGCCATCACAACTATTCCATCTTTTTGAACATCATCATAAAATTTATTTTCAAATGGATTAAAAGTAAAACAAGGATTATCAGGTTGAGTAGCCTTGTAAGTAATCTCAATTGCTCCTTCGATATCGCAACTTATATCTCCAATTACTAACAATGATTTGCTGATTTCAGGATTTGCGAGCAGAAACTTTTTGGTAACCAGTCTTGGATATTTTTCTGTCCAGAAAATGCAATTAAGAAGTACTCTTAAGTTTGGTAAATATTTTTCAAAATCGGACTGATAATTTTCGGGGTTGGTAAAAAATTCTTGAAGATTGAATTCACCTTCTCTTCTTCTTACTGTATCTTTTTCCTTAAAAACAATTTTGATTAAATGATGCTTTTCGTTTCTTAGGGATTCATAATTTTCAAGAAGAGCCTCAGGAGTAATCTCTTTATGTGGTAAGATATCAAAAAATTCTTGAGCACCTTTTGATACATTACCATATCCTGCAAAACCTACAGTTAAAGGCAAAACTTCATCTGGTAAACCTTTTTCGGAAATTTCTTCACCAATTCTTTTCAGAGCATCTTTCGCTTCTTCAACACTTGAATACTCATAAGGCTGTTTTAATTTATTGAAGGGATTATTAATTCCCATCAAATCTAACTTCTTACCTAATGCATAAAATGTTTCAACAAGTCCAGCATAGCCTGCATATTTACCAAAGAAAATCAATCTTCTGCCCTGTTCATCAACAATTCTTTCATAATCAATCAAATTGCATTTCAAATCCATTAGTTTCTGAAGCATAGGCATATTATGCTTCTGGCCTTTAATTACATGTGCAAAAAACACATAAGTTTTTTCTGGAAGAATTTTCTCTGGCGGAATTTCTTTTACTCCGAAAATTAATTCAGCATTTGAAAGATCCTCCGAAATCTCTGCTCCAGCCTGGAGATATTCCTCGTCTTTAAATATTCTAATTTCCGACGGTTGTACTAAAATTTTTATACCAAGATTTTCGATTAATTCTTTTACATCCGATGGGATAAGGGGTGTTCTTCGTTCCCAAATACTTTTATCTTCACGGCGGATTCCAATAATCATACTTTACTCCTTTTTTGGTTCAAAAATTAAATGCGAGAGTAGAGTAAAGAGTTTTATTTAAAAGACATTTTCGTAGCGGGAAGGCAGATAATTCCGATGCCTGAAATGAAATTTAAGAGGTATTGATCTCGATTTATTTATCTGAAAAAACTCTCTCATCAATTGCAACTTATGAAGGATTAGAAATTTTATCAATCACTAAACATAAGTTTTAATATCAGCAATTAATTGAAAATAATATGAGCTTTTATTTTTTGCTCAAGATCATTTCTGGATGTTCTCGATTCTCATAAACATCTTTACCTTTTCCATGACATTCAGAACAATTTACTTCCATCCAATCTCGCCCAATATCGACAGGATGTTTGTATTCTAAGCCCTGAAGTGATAATCTTACAGGTTCATTTTCAAAACTTTGAGAAAGTATTGTGTGACAGGTATTACAATCTTTAGTTAAAACCTTTCCTTCGTTGCTGATATGCTTTCCATCGTGACAGCGGAAGCAACCTAAATAATACATATGACCAATATTATCAAAATGATTTTTCCAGCTCACTTTCATTTCAGGAAAGTAATTTCTTGAATAGATCTTCTGGATTTGATCTATTGCCTGTTGAATGTCTGACTTCATTGTCTTATAAACTTGCGGGTAATTCAAAGAATAAAATTCATCAATAATCTGGTAGATACTATCGAGAGCTATTTGCTTTGTTGTATAATCTTGTTCAAGTGCCTCTAAAGCTATACTTTTAATGTAGGGAAGTTTTCTATTTATCATTCCCTGAGAAATTAAATGATTTATTGATCTTGCAGGAGGATGATAAATATGAGTTGGTCGGTTATGACAATCAATGCAATCCATTCTCCTGGAAATTGCTTTTTTTCAGATCGTCATTTGAAAATTTTATTTCAGTGCTTTTGTAAGTTGTCTTTGTTCCATCAAGTCGTTCAACTTCAATATAAGGTATAATTTGTCTTTCTTTATCAAGTGCGTAATAAGTAATCTTATTTTTAATATTCATATGCCAGTGAATTCCGGAAGTAGGACCAGCTTCTTCATTTCCTCCTCCGATTTTCATTAATAAATATAAATTCCATTTTGTATTTTTTTCGTCACTTTCATAGTAATCATTAACAATTTGTTTTTCACTATAAAAGTGTTTGGGCCAATGACATTGTTCACAGGTCTCCTGAGCTGGTCTTAGATTCTCAATTGGAGTTGGAATTGGTCTTGGATACTTATTAAAAATTGTTGCATACACCTGATACGCACCTGAAAGTTTTGATCTTACAAACCATCCTGCACCTGGTCCTATGTGACATTTAACACAACCAACCCTTGAATGTGGAGATACTTTGTAAGCTGTATATTCTGGAGACATAACGCTGTGACAGAGCTCACCACAAAACGCATCTGAATCTGTATATTCATAAGCTTTATAACTACCAAATGCACTGAATAGCAAAAGTAAAATTCCAGCACTCGAGAAGAAAACAACAGCTTTTCTTTGGTGTGGATCATTCAAATTAATAACTGGGAATTCAAATTCTTTAGAGATTCCAGCCTTGATCCTTCGATTTTCTCTTAAAGCCCCAATGAAAAATATCGCTATTCCTATTAATAAGAACGCTGGCAAAATTACAAAAGCAATAATGCCCATATAAGGTTTTTGTTCTTTAGCTAGTAGTTCCAATAACATTAAAAATAAAATTAAACCAAAACTAACAACTGCCAGAGAACCGCCGAACAGAGAAACGGGATTATAAAAAACTTTTGGTAAAATTTTTTTCATAACTCTACCTTTATTTAGTATTAATACTTTACTGGCATTAAATATCTTTCAATAAAAATGGGGAATGATATTAAACCATTCCCCGAATTTTTTTTCTCAAGAATTTCCTTGTTGTTCTTTTTCTTCTTTTTGTTGTTGGGCTTTAATTCTTTCAAGTTCGAGTGGATGTTCATCAGCCATTTCTTCTTCAGTCAAATAACCTTTAATCCAGGCAAGGCTCATCGGGTAAACATCGGGATTAAACAGAACAAAGTAAAAATGCCATACTAAGATTGATAAGAACGCAAGCCATGCTTCAAAGTAATGAATTGTCCGAGCCACATCATAACCAAGTTTTGTAAATATTCCAATAAAAGTATTTTCAAACCACATAATAATTCCAGTAATAGTCATCACAACAGTTCCCCAGATTAAAGCCCAATACTCTGCTTTTTCGGCATAACTAAATCTATCGAGTTTTGGTTTGACAGGAGATAATCCAATGTTATACTTAAACACCCCAATTGCATCTTTGACATCTTTAAGATTTGGCAATAAATCTTTGAATAATTGTCTTCCTCTTTCAGTAAAAGCAAGATAGAAGATATGATAGATTGAATCGACAACCATTACAACAGCAGCAATTCGATGTAACAAACTTCTCCATTCAAAGAATCCTGGAATTAAATCTCTTAAATGTCTGACCCACCATGCATCAGGAAATCTTAAAGCAAATCCAGTTATTACGAGAGTAAAGAAACTTATAAGAAGGAGGAAATGCTGTATTCGTTCATTCACCGTCATTCTCAAATACAATGAATGTCCATGGTATTCGTGTTTAATTAAGCCACGTTGAATCATTTTTTTCCTTTTTGCTCTCTTAATAAAGTCTAAAATATTATGAAGCAGCATCCCACCAATAATTGTTGCAATAAGAATGATATAAATTGTTGAGATCCAGTAAAGTATTGGTTCTTCTTTTTCAGTTTCCACAACATGAATTTTCCCCATTGCAAATCGTTCATTCGCACCAGGATGACACTTACCGCAAGTTTTTACAAGATTTGCTTTATGAATGGTTGATGTTGAATCAGAAGAAGGCTTAATATTATGGTATCCATGGCAGCTCGCACAATTTGCAGCTTCTGTATCTCCACCTTTTATAGCAAGTCCATGGTAGCTTGTAAAAAATGTTGCAACTTGTTTGGTATTTAAACCATATCTTTCACTTAATTTGACAGAACTATGGCAAGGGGCACAAACCTGTACGGAAACATTTCTGATTGAAACAGGTGCTTTTGGATCATTGGGGCTTAATATATTATGTTCTCCATGACAATCTGTGCAGGTAGGTGCATCCATATTCCTTCTTTGAAGAGCAACACCATGAATGCTTTCAGAGAATTCTTTTGCAATTTTATCATGACATTTTCCGCAGGTCTGAACTACATTAAATTTTGAAACTGGTGATTTTTCATCTGAAGATTTTATAATTAAGTGAGAACTGTGACAATCGACGCAATTCGCTGCTTTAGAGTTACCTTTCAATAATGCCTGCCCATGAATACTATTTTCATAGGCTTTAATAAAACTTGTTTTTGATGCAACCAGACTTGATACTTCTGGCTTCTCTAAATGACAATTAAGACACAATTTTTCCTGAGCAATCTTTGTCTTCAGCGTATCTTGAGTTAAATAAGTCTTTGAAATCTTTGCTTTATGACAGGTTAAACAATTCGGAGCAAACGGATTTTCTTCAACCAAAGCCTTAAAGTGGATGGAATTCGAAAAATCTGACTTAACATCTTTATGACAATTTCCACAGGCATCGGTTAAATTCGAAACATAAAAAATAGATTTTTTATTCTTTGGGGATACAACATTGTGTGTTCCATGACAACCTTTGCAATTCAACGCTTTATCATCAAACTTTTCACCCATTTTAAATAGCTTAGGATGGAATGGGTGCTTGACCGCCGCATCTTTATGACAACTTGAGCATTTTATCGGTTCAATATTTTCTTTATGTGGAATTTCTTCTGCGCTAAATCCTTTGTGACAGGATACGCAACTTAACTTTTTATGAGGCGAGTTCTCAAGTATTGTTTTATCTACAAAAAGAGAAATCGTCTTTCCGTTGCGTTCCATTGTGAGTTCATTATCACTATGACAGGAAAGACAATCTTCATCCGTTTGTGCAAATAGAATTGAATTGTTAAAAAAGAATAAGAGCAGAAGAATGAAGGAGTAAGTTATTTTTCTTCTCATGCAGCTTTTTCCTCTCCCTATAGATTTTTTATTAGAATTCAAAAAAGTCATCTGGTTTATATTTTAAATGTAATTCTTTTTCCACATCTTCCCTTGTTAAGAAAGATGAAGTGAATTCTTCTGGTTTAACAGTTAAAACTGGAACTGGAGAATATCTGACAATTTTTTCTGCTACACTTCCCATCAATAAATGAGAAAAACCTGTTCTTCCATGAGAAGCAACCACTACAAGACCAATTCCATGTTCAATGACAAATTTTAAAATTTCTTTATAAGGGTTTCCCTGCAAGACTACAATTTCAACTTCTTCAACAAGATTTAATTTCTCAATTGCGATATTCTTCAATTGCTCTCTAATGTTTTTCTTCAATTCTTTGAATTTTTCTTTAATCTCTGGGAATTTTTTTTGCTTTTTTTCTGATGGAACCTGCTCACAAACATAAACCAGATAAACTTTTGCATCGTAAGTCTCTGCTATTGAATTTGCATATTCAAGAGCAATCAAAGAAAGTGGAGATAAATCTGTCGGAACTAGAATCTTTTCTAAGATTCTCTCTTTTTTTAACCTAACCAGAACCTGTGTTTTTGGTTTTTGCTTCATTCATCAACTGATTTTAATTCTCATCAGATTTCAATGACTAATTTTTTTTGTTTGTTCAATAATTAATTTAAAATAAAAATCCATCACAAAAATAAAATTAATTCTTTTCTTAGTATTTCAACTTATCTGGATCAAAGGTTTGCAGAATTTTCATATAGTTTGCACGTTCAAATGCAGCTGGATTACTAACTGATTTATGACTCATGCTTCCTTTCATTTGTTCGACGGATTCATATTCATGTTCTTCCATCCATTTTTTCATATCGTCAAGTACTTTAGCAATATGATTCTCACCATATTTAATCAAAGCTGAAAACATTTGAGTAACGCTCGCACCAGCCATAATCATTTTTATCACATCTTCTGCTGAAGCAATTCCACCTGTTGCTGCAAGATCTGCATTTATCCTGCCATATAAAATCGCAATCCATCTTAAAGGTAATCTATTTGCAAAAGGAGTACTTAAAATTACATTAGGCACAACTTCCAAATTTTCAAGATCAATATCCGGTTGATAGAAACGATTGAAGAGAATCAAACCATTTGCACCAGCTTTTGTTAATTCGTTCGCTATCCATGCGGTTGAGCTAAAGTAAGGACTAAGTTTAACCGCAATTGGAATTTTAACTACTTTTCGGACTTCTTTTACAATTTCTATATAAAGTTGATCAATCTCATTTGAACTTTTTGTTGGATCTGTTGCAAGAAAATAAATATTTAATTCAAGAGCATCAGCGCCGGCTTCTTCAATTTTCTTCGCGTAATCTGTCCAGCCTCCCAGAGACTTTCCATTCAAGCTGGCTATTACGGGTATATTCACCGATTCTTTAATTTTTCTTATCTGTTCAAGATAATATTCAGGGCCAATTTTATATTCACTAAATTCAGGGAAATAACTTAATGCCTCAGCATAACTTTCCGAATGAATTGTAGTTCGGTAATGCAATTCAAGCTGTTCTGATTCAATTTCTTCTTCAAAGAGTGACCATAAGACAATTGCTGAAGCACCTGCATCTTCTAACTTTTTTACTTTTCCAAGATCTTTAGACAAGGGGCTTGCTGAAGGCATCACAGGATTTTTTAATTTCAATCCAAGATATGTTGTGGATAAATCCATATTAAATTCCTCACTAAAATTTATTTCAAATTACACTTCAAAATCTAATTTAATCTTGATGTCAGCTCGCCTATCAACGAGCTGACATCTTAACGATAAATTATTCTCAAATTTTCAAAACTTAACTGATATCAAATCTCAGTTTTTATCTTTACCATTATGGCCATTGCCATTATGTGCATTAAAGAACATTTCATAAATCTTTGAATTCGCTAACTCTTCATACTGACGATAACGGATTTCAATTTCTTTCTGAGCTTCTTTCATCAACTTTTCAGCAACATCAGGATGAGACTTAGTCAACATTTTATAACGGGTCTCGTTGTAAGCATATTCTTTAAATGGAATTTTAATTCCTTTAGAATCAAACCTAAATGGATTCTTACCTTCTTTAATTAAATCAGGATTGTAACGATACAACTGCCAGTAGCCAGAATCAACAGCTAATTTTTGTTGATACATTCCTTTTTCCATATCAATACCATGAGCAATGCAATGGCTGTAAGCAATGATTAATGACGGACCTTCATAAGCTTCGGCTTCAAGGAAAGCTCGAACTGTATGAGCATCATTGGCGCCCATTGCGACTTTTGCAACATAGA
Protein-coding sequences here:
- a CDS encoding saccharopine dehydrogenase, producing the protein MKKILVLGAGLVSRPGVHYLLNQPELEVTVASRTVSKAEELVKGFPNGKARQVNVEDHDALAQLIKENDIIISLLPWIHHIKVAELCVEFGKHMVTTSYVSPAMRELDSKVREKGLLFLNEIGVDPGIDHMSAMKIINEVENEGGKVLHFYSYCGGLPAPQHNDNPFGYKFSWSPRGVVLASRNPARFLENGKIVEIDGKDLFRNYVVEEIEGLGKFEVYPNRDSVPYKDLYGLKDALTVKRGTYRNLGWCDTFYVLNQLGFIDETTRDFVNGNTYRNITAKVLGVSPESNLKEAIKEKVKIEKIDDVIYRFEWLGLFSDEVVSNADNLLDMLSNRLQEKLVYKPGEVDMLLLKHTFIVENKDGSMDKITSTLIDFGIPYGDTSMARTVSLPMAIAVKMIANGQINEIGVRIPNTKDIYEPVLAELEKLNIKMVEKREKIS
- a CDS encoding cytochrome B; translated protein: MRRKITYSFILLLLFFFNNSILFAQTDEDCLSCHSDNELTMERNGKTISLFVDKTILENSPHKKLSCVSCHKGFSAEEIPHKENIEPIKCSSCHKDAAVKHPFHPKLFKMGEKFDDKALNCKGCHGTHNVVSPKNKKSIFYVSNLTDACGNCHKDVKSDFSNSIHFKALVEENPFAPNCLTCHKAKISKTYLTQDTLKTKIAQEKLCLNCHLEKPEVSSLVASKTSFIKAYENSIHGQALLKGNSKAANCVDCHSSHLIIKSSDEKSPVSKFNVVQTCGKCHDKIAKEFSESIHGVALQRRNMDAPTCTDCHGEHNILSPNDPKAPVSIRNVSVQVCAPCHSSVKLSERYGLNTKQVATFFTSYHGLAIKGGDTEAANCASCHGYHNIKPSSDSTSTIHKANLVKTCGKCHPGANERFAMGKIHVVETEKEEPILYWISTIYIILIATIIGGMLLHNILDFIKRAKRKKMIQRGLIKHEYHGHSLYLRMTVNERIQHFLLLISFFTLVITGFALRFPDAWWVRHLRDLIPGFFEWRSLLHRIAAVVMVVDSIYHIFYLAFTERGRQLFKDLLPNLKDVKDAIGVFKYNIGLSPVKPKLDRFSYAEKAEYWALIWGTVVMTITGIIMWFENTFIGIFTKLGYDVARTIHYFEAWLAFLSILVWHFYFVLFNPDVYPMSLAWIKGYLTEEEMADEHPLELERIKAQQQKEEKEQQGNS
- a CDS encoding dihydroorotate dehydrogenase-like protein, producing the protein MDLSTTYLGLKLKNPVMPSASPLSKDLGKVKKLEDAGASAIVLWSLFEEEIESEQLELHYRTTIHSESYAEALSYFPEFSEYKIGPEYYLEQIRKIKESVNIPVIASLNGKSLGGWTDYAKKIEEAGADALELNIYFLATDPTKSSNEIDQLYIEIVKEVRKVVKIPIAVKLSPYFSSTAWIANELTKAGANGLILFNRFYQPDIDLENLEVVPNVILSTPFANRLPLRWIAILYGRINADLAATGGIASAEDVIKMIMAGASVTQMFSALIKYGENHIAKVLDDMKKWMEEHEYESVEQMKGSMSHKSVSNPAAFERANYMKILQTFDPDKLKY
- a CDS encoding universal stress protein, encoding MKQKPKTQVLVRLKKERILEKILVPTDLSPLSLIALEYANSIAETYDAKVYLVYVCEQVPSEKKQKKFPEIKEKFKELKKNIREQLKNIAIEKLNLVEEVEIVVLQGNPYKEILKFVIEHGIGLVVVASHGRTGFSHLLMGSVAEKIVRYSPVPVLTVKPEEFTSSFLTREDVEKELHLKYKPDDFFEF